A section of the Candidatus Moraniibacteriota bacterium genome encodes:
- a CDS encoding glycosyltransferase family 39 protein, with protein MLSDTPLPEKRWTERVTPYVLFAILALALFVRVYHLDSLPAGLYPDEATNGTDALLANETGDYQLLYTNNYGREGLFINLQALAIKYFGNTVPVLKFWSVVFGTLAVFGIYLLARELFARRLYALIAAFLLATSYWAINFSRIGFRAIMVTFLLTFSFYFFFRGLRTNRLRDFLFAGLFLGIGLHTYVAFRLAPLILIALLPALLLTYERFLARYWKHILAFTLGAFITAAPMFYDFYIHPDHFSSRTGAVSIFSPDINHGDFWGTFGKTFGLSMVKYNFWGDQNWRHNYPPYPILDPVTGALFLAGFLYLVWETVKLIGLRLREKLRDEQLVRNWFLLSAFFVMLMPEFLTEEGLPHALRAIGTQMPVYLIALIPIAWVVNRARHSLAGGRIALYSLLALSLLFGAAFNLTKYFVFFNHNPNQHGAFNQNFRNMAVYAMSLPADTMKYVVTNGGGRMMEDGLPVSAQPIKFLTYGKIENLVYLTPETKIRTRNSVIILMNRDERIIERLKKLQPNIQTERIDLYPGTTSEFTVLRFPQ; from the coding sequence ATGTTGTCTGATACTCCACTCCCAGAAAAGCGCTGGACCGAGCGCGTGACGCCGTATGTTTTATTCGCAATCCTCGCTCTCGCTCTCTTCGTCCGGGTCTATCACCTCGATTCGCTGCCCGCTGGCCTCTATCCGGATGAGGCGACCAATGGCACCGACGCCCTCCTCGCCAATGAAACTGGCGACTACCAACTCCTCTACACAAACAACTACGGCCGCGAGGGACTCTTCATCAATCTCCAGGCGCTGGCCATCAAATACTTCGGCAATACCGTGCCCGTCCTGAAGTTTTGGTCCGTCGTTTTCGGGACGCTCGCCGTTTTCGGGATCTACCTCCTCGCCCGAGAGCTTTTCGCGCGCCGATTGTATGCCCTGATCGCCGCTTTTCTCCTCGCCACCAGTTACTGGGCCATCAACTTCTCCCGGATCGGCTTCCGGGCGATCATGGTGACCTTTCTCCTCACCTTTTCGTTCTACTTTTTCTTCCGCGGACTTCGGACGAACCGGCTCCGTGATTTCCTTTTCGCCGGACTCTTCCTCGGCATCGGCCTCCATACCTATGTCGCGTTCCGACTCGCGCCACTCATCCTGATTGCACTCCTTCCCGCACTCCTCCTCACCTATGAGCGCTTCCTCGCCCGCTACTGGAAGCACATCCTCGCCTTCACACTCGGGGCTTTCATCACCGCTGCACCGATGTTCTATGATTTCTATATCCACCCAGACCATTTCTCTTCGCGGACCGGAGCCGTCTCCATTTTCTCACCCGACATCAATCACGGAGACTTCTGGGGCACCTTCGGCAAGACTTTTGGTCTCTCGATGGTGAAATACAATTTCTGGGGCGATCAAAATTGGCGCCACAACTATCCCCCCTATCCGATCCTTGATCCCGTGACGGGTGCGCTCTTCCTCGCAGGGTTCCTCTACCTCGTCTGGGAGACAGTCAAACTCATCGGACTACGACTGCGCGAGAAGCTCCGAGACGAGCAGCTGGTCCGGAACTGGTTCCTCCTCTCCGCTTTCTTTGTCATGCTCATGCCAGAATTCCTGACCGAAGAAGGCCTCCCCCATGCGCTTCGAGCGATTGGTACCCAGATGCCCGTCTACCTCATCGCCCTCATTCCTATCGCCTGGGTCGTGAACCGAGCTCGACACTCCCTCGCGGGCGGACGCATCGCGCTCTATTCACTCCTTGCCCTCAGTCTCCTCTTCGGGGCCGCTTTCAACCTGACCAAGTATTTCGTTTTCTTCAATCACAACCCCAATCAGCATGGGGCCTTCAATCAGAACTTCCGCAACATGGCCGTCTACGCGATGAGTCTGCCCGCTGACACCATGAAATACGTCGTGACCAACGGGGGCGGCCGCATGATGGAAGACGGTCTGCCCGTTTCCGCGCAACCGATCAAATTCCTGACGTATGGCAAGATCGAAAACCTCGTCTATCTGACACCAGAAACCAAAATCCGAACTCGTAATAGTGTCATCATCCTGATGAATCGAGACGAGCGGATTATCGAGCGCTTGAAGAAACTACAACCGAACATCCAAACAGAACGGATTGACCTCTATCCTGGGACGACGAGCGAGTTCACCGTCCTGCGCTTCCCTCAATAA
- a CDS encoding glycosyltransferase family 39 protein encodes MENLKRLAPQCLALMMVAFFATSILVSYQESTTMDEKAHIPAGYSYVRYQDMRINPEHPPLLKDLAGLALLPLNPAMPKSDPLWESGDWLDLSKFPEGSARTWGLAQWAFGDKLLHQNGNDANLVTFWARFPFILVSLLLGFFIFRWTKELAGTVAGLFAALLYFFDPNIIGHSHYVTTDIGIAAFIFFAFYFFVRFLKDPSNKNILWSGVFLGLAQLAKFSAVLLFPIFGMFAVLYGFALTVDAVPGAWKIRLKNAFFYGLKYLGSVAVCFVAIWILYFFNTVQMPGEVIAEIARAQFPNTKLIGQVAETSVITMSNSAILKPFAEYFLGVFMVFARVAGGNTFYFLGQVSNHASQLYFPVVFVLKETLPMLFLLLTTSLYALYRIGQALLRRNGASLLSVITTSFRERIAQYLMVFFVLFYSYVSITGNLNIGFRHLFPILPFLYVLVAKAVFDILKRESEHPATHRTLRIFLACATFAIIAIPVWSYPSYLSYFNIIGGGHEKGYQYVTDSNYDWGQDLRRLRGFVDNYNQCVEKRFTTPLCEPFRALATPKDQPIDVIRVDYFGGSNPAWQLGDRLKGWHSHLAPEAGWYGLSIGFLQENWYKPLEPGELSYDWLRGRNPDFRVGDSIFVYYISPEEVIAKTAPVQ; translated from the coding sequence ATGGAAAACCTGAAACGCCTCGCCCCGCAGTGCCTCGCCCTCATGATGGTGGCTTTTTTCGCCACTTCCATCCTCGTTTCCTATCAGGAATCGACGACCATGGATGAGAAGGCCCATATCCCGGCTGGCTACAGCTATGTCCGCTACCAGGACATGCGCATCAATCCCGAGCATCCACCACTCCTGAAAGACCTCGCCGGACTCGCCCTCCTTCCGCTCAACCCCGCCATGCCCAAAAGCGATCCCCTCTGGGAAAGTGGCGACTGGCTCGACCTCTCCAAGTTCCCCGAGGGATCAGCTCGGACCTGGGGTCTCGCTCAATGGGCATTCGGTGACAAACTCCTCCACCAAAACGGCAACGATGCCAATCTCGTGACCTTTTGGGCGCGTTTCCCCTTCATCCTCGTCTCGCTCCTCCTCGGTTTCTTCATCTTCCGCTGGACGAAGGAACTTGCTGGGACAGTTGCTGGCCTCTTCGCAGCCCTCCTCTACTTCTTCGATCCGAACATCATCGGTCACAGTCACTATGTCACGACCGACATCGGCATTGCCGCCTTCATTTTCTTCGCCTTCTACTTCTTTGTCCGTTTTCTGAAGGATCCAAGTAACAAAAACATCCTCTGGTCCGGTGTCTTCCTCGGCCTCGCTCAATTGGCCAAATTCTCCGCCGTCCTCCTCTTTCCAATTTTTGGAATGTTTGCCGTGCTGTATGGATTCGCGCTCACCGTCGATGCTGTCCCGGGCGCCTGGAAAATTAGATTGAAGAACGCCTTCTTCTACGGACTCAAATATCTGGGTAGCGTTGCGGTCTGTTTTGTCGCGATCTGGATCCTGTACTTCTTCAATACGGTCCAGATGCCGGGAGAGGTGATCGCTGAAATCGCCCGCGCCCAGTTTCCCAACACCAAACTGATTGGCCAGGTCGCCGAGACCAGCGTCATTACCATGAGCAATTCGGCTATCCTGAAGCCATTCGCCGAATACTTCCTCGGCGTCTTCATGGTGTTCGCCCGAGTCGCAGGCGGCAATACCTTCTACTTCTTGGGACAGGTCTCGAATCACGCTTCACAACTCTACTTCCCCGTCGTCTTCGTCCTGAAAGAGACTCTCCCAATGCTGTTCCTCCTCCTCACGACATCATTGTATGCTCTCTATCGGATCGGTCAGGCGCTCCTCCGACGGAACGGTGCCAGCCTCCTTTCGGTCATCACGACCTCATTCCGCGAACGGATCGCCCAATATCTGATGGTCTTCTTCGTCCTCTTCTATAGCTATGTCAGCATCACCGGCAACCTGAACATCGGCTTCCGCCACCTCTTCCCGATTCTTCCCTTCCTCTATGTTCTCGTCGCCAAAGCCGTCTTCGATATCCTGAAACGCGAGAGCGAACACCCCGCCACTCACCGGACGCTGCGTATTTTCCTCGCCTGTGCGACCTTCGCGATTATCGCTATTCCCGTGTGGTCTTACCCGAGCTACCTCTCCTACTTCAATATCATCGGTGGCGGGCACGAGAAAGGCTATCAGTATGTGACCGACTCGAACTACGACTGGGGCCAGGATCTTCGACGGCTCCGCGGCTTTGTCGACAACTACAACCAATGCGTCGAAAAGCGCTTCACGACTCCCCTCTGCGAACCGTTCCGCGCCCTGGCCACCCCCAAGGACCAGCCAATCGATGTGATCCGGGTCGATTATTTCGGCGGCTCCAATCCTGCTTGGCAGCTCGGCGACCGGCTCAAAGGCTGGCATTCACACCTCGCACCAGAAGCCGGCTGGTATGGTCTCTCAATCGGTTTCCTGCAAGAGAATTGGTACAAGCCCCTCGAGCCCGGCGAGCTTTCGTATGACTGGCTCCGTGGGCGCAACCCTGACTTCCGAGTTGGTGATTCCATCTTCGTGTACTACATCAGCCCCGAAGAAGTGATCGCAAAGACCGCGCCGGTTCAGTAG
- a CDS encoding FtsQ-type POTRA domain-containing protein, with protein MFKQKKSSQSKIFEAAMLTHKGKASRRRTTTPVHGSFPWAPFALWAAFSLVGGYVLFFSPSLSIREVSVEGGEIVSPTEYRAVVEVAMDGAYLGWLAKRNFFLIPSRSIEQTILERFPLVTGVSVTRQFPDRVVLHLTESPVFLRWCAGGPCYGVRHGMAVLVPAADESRYDALRLSVIDGSALPVAVGEALSIDTYLETFRTFHEQLPKFVPGTIPGEATTPSRYSGELTLLTGEGWRLTVSVERPPEESLGMLQVFLAEYTKEGKDRSRLASVDLRVEGKVFYVERDGPPTEAVLPTTTGSEEKPALKNKKKNGE; from the coding sequence ATGTTCAAACAAAAAAAATCTAGCCAATCGAAAATTTTTGAAGCGGCGATGCTCACTCACAAGGGGAAGGCTTCGCGGCGGCGGACAACCACGCCAGTTCACGGGTCGTTCCCTTGGGCGCCGTTTGCGCTCTGGGCAGCCTTCTCCCTCGTCGGCGGGTACGTGTTGTTCTTCTCTCCGTCACTCTCGATCAGAGAAGTGTCGGTTGAAGGTGGGGAGATCGTCTCGCCCACGGAATACCGGGCAGTCGTCGAGGTGGCAATGGATGGGGCATACCTCGGATGGCTGGCGAAACGTAATTTTTTCCTCATCCCGTCACGCTCTATCGAACAAACTATCCTGGAACGTTTCCCGCTCGTCACAGGAGTGTCCGTTACGCGGCAGTTTCCTGATCGCGTCGTTCTTCACCTGACCGAGTCCCCCGTGTTCCTTCGCTGGTGTGCCGGTGGTCCCTGCTATGGAGTGCGTCATGGTATGGCAGTACTCGTCCCAGCGGCTGATGAGAGCCGGTATGATGCGCTCAGACTCTCGGTCATCGATGGGAGCGCGCTGCCGGTGGCCGTCGGAGAGGCACTTTCAATTGATACATATCTCGAGACATTCCGCACGTTCCACGAACAGTTACCAAAGTTCGTACCCGGGACGATACCGGGCGAAGCGACGACTCCCTCGCGCTATTCCGGCGAACTGACACTGTTGACCGGAGAAGGCTGGCGACTCACCGTCTCGGTCGAGCGGCCACCCGAAGAGAGTCTCGGGATGCTTCAGGTGTTCCTCGCGGAGTACACCAAGGAAGGGAAAGATCGGTCCCGGCTCGCATCAGTCGATCTCCGGGTCGAAGGCAAGGTTTTTTATGTTGAACGTGATGGACCACCCACAGAGGCAGTCCTCCCGACGACGACTGGTTCGGAGGAAAAGCCAGCCCTGAAGAATAAGAAAAAGAACGGTGAGTAA